From the genome of Argonema galeatum A003/A1, one region includes:
- the sbcC gene encoding exonuclease subunit SbcC: protein MIPLQLTLKNFLSYRKATLDFRGLHTACICGANGAGKSSLLEAITWVLWGESRAGNEDDVIHAGSDEVQVDFMFKNQDVIYRVIRARRLGGGGVLEFQVQTPSGFRALTERGMRSTQQLIVDHLKLDYETFINSAYLRQGRADEFMLKKPGERKEILADLLKLNQYETLAEQAKDFSKQLKGQADELDRNLGSIKVQLQERGSIAQEQATLESELTLLQQAQLEDTERLQQLQSLHHQRQNWEQQLSWHRQQYQNLVQDCDRLQQDSAIIQQQQQQLEVLLQQQGEITAGYTNFQHLQAEEETLTSKFQIHQAAQEQRRQLQQQQELAINELNKQLQHAQAQLEALADQEKEIQQTLSQSAEVEAGLAQLQQARSRLSQMDRLHLQVTPLLQRRQQLQSQLERSQARLSAKLDELHASVSQLQVQQKRQPKLQQAVMEVAVQIEQLDKKRVRQQRVQEKGLERRSFVDRLHENQREYERQLGELTQKIQMLRTPDAICPLCDRPLDEHHWKRVVNKTQTEQKEMEQQFWIVREQLAASEAELQVLRAEYKQLSQELVEYDGLREHRGQLQAQLTATGDAQDRLQQIVTEAAQIERSLQTSDYAVDVQQELSQLDRNLQQLNYDEKNHALARNEVERCRWAEVKQDRIKQAQQRQAQVATRQPEILAQIIGIQRQIEQLQTNSEFSRQIAALERQIVEISYNLDGHNAIRKSVRQAQSWQLRYQELCQAQQQYPLLCQRFQELVQVLEVRSRDREAQSSQIEQIVNQLGTMPDATGEIQILEGQIFARRSQLDERLASLGRLQQLSTQLENLQVQYDKQQQQLIECRQKYRIYEELSKAFGKHGIQTLMIENVLPQLEAETNSILARLSGNQLHVQFVTQKAGRSGRTSKKTGKLIDTLDILIADARGTRPYETYSGGEAFRINFAIRLALARLLAQRAGTALQMLIVDEGFGTQDREGCDRLIAAINAIASDFACILTVTHMPSFKEAFQARIEVVKTQDGSQLSLSI from the coding sequence ATGATTCCTCTGCAACTTACCCTCAAAAACTTCCTTAGCTATCGCAAAGCCACCCTCGATTTTCGTGGACTGCATACGGCTTGTATCTGCGGTGCCAATGGCGCGGGTAAATCTTCCCTGCTAGAAGCGATTACCTGGGTGCTTTGGGGTGAAAGCCGTGCTGGTAATGAAGATGATGTTATCCACGCGGGATCTGATGAAGTCCAAGTTGATTTCATGTTCAAGAACCAAGATGTAATCTACCGGGTAATTCGGGCTCGTCGTCTTGGCGGCGGCGGGGTTCTAGAATTTCAGGTGCAAACGCCTAGTGGTTTTCGGGCTTTGACTGAGCGGGGAATGCGATCGACTCAGCAGTTGATTGTAGATCACTTGAAGCTGGATTACGAAACTTTTATCAATTCGGCTTATCTGCGTCAGGGTAGGGCGGATGAGTTTATGCTCAAAAAACCCGGCGAACGTAAAGAAATTCTCGCGGATTTACTCAAACTCAATCAGTACGAAACTCTGGCGGAACAAGCGAAGGATTTTTCCAAGCAGTTGAAGGGACAGGCGGATGAGTTAGATCGGAATTTGGGTTCTATTAAAGTGCAGTTGCAGGAGCGAGGATCGATCGCGCAAGAACAAGCTACTCTAGAAAGCGAGCTAACTCTGCTGCAACAAGCCCAATTAGAAGATACCGAACGGCTACAACAGCTGCAATCCTTACACCACCAGCGACAAAATTGGGAACAACAGCTAAGTTGGCATCGGCAGCAATATCAAAATTTGGTACAAGATTGCGATCGTCTCCAGCAAGACTCAGCCATTATCCAACAGCAGCAGCAACAACTGGAAGTTCTTCTGCAACAGCAAGGTGAAATAACGGCTGGATATACCAATTTCCAACATTTGCAAGCCGAGGAAGAAACCCTTACCAGCAAATTTCAAATTCATCAAGCTGCACAGGAACAACGGCGACAGTTACAACAACAGCAAGAACTGGCTATCAACGAACTGAATAAACAACTGCAACACGCTCAAGCTCAACTAGAAGCTTTAGCGGATCAGGAAAAAGAAATTCAGCAAACTCTCAGTCAATCTGCGGAAGTAGAAGCAGGGCTGGCACAATTGCAGCAGGCTCGTAGTCGCCTCAGCCAGATGGATCGGTTGCACTTGCAGGTCACCCCCTTACTGCAACGTCGCCAGCAGTTACAAAGCCAACTGGAACGCTCTCAAGCTCGATTGAGTGCTAAGTTAGATGAACTCCACGCTTCTGTATCGCAACTGCAAGTGCAGCAAAAACGTCAGCCAAAGTTACAGCAGGCGGTGATGGAAGTTGCTGTTCAAATTGAGCAATTGGATAAAAAACGGGTTCGCCAACAGCGAGTGCAGGAAAAAGGGCTGGAAAGGCGCAGTTTTGTCGATCGTCTCCACGAAAATCAACGGGAATACGAAAGACAGTTGGGAGAGTTGACGCAAAAGATTCAGATGCTGCGGACGCCGGATGCGATTTGTCCGTTGTGCGATCGGCCCCTCGACGAACACCACTGGAAGCGTGTGGTAAACAAAACCCAAACTGAGCAAAAGGAGATGGAGCAGCAGTTTTGGATTGTTCGGGAGCAATTGGCTGCATCTGAGGCAGAACTTCAGGTTTTAAGGGCTGAATATAAGCAATTATCCCAGGAATTGGTTGAGTATGATGGTTTGCGGGAACACCGAGGACAATTGCAGGCGCAACTTACTGCGACTGGTGATGCTCAAGATCGTCTTCAACAAATAGTAACGGAAGCTGCACAGATTGAGCGATCGCTCCAAACAAGCGACTACGCTGTTGATGTGCAGCAAGAACTCTCCCAGCTAGACCGAAACCTACAACAACTCAACTACGATGAGAAAAACCACGCTTTGGCTCGAAATGAGGTAGAACGATGCCGTTGGGCAGAGGTTAAGCAGGATAGAATTAAACAGGCTCAGCAGCGTCAAGCTCAGGTGGCGACGCGACAGCCAGAGATTTTGGCTCAAATTATCGGTATTCAACGCCAGATCGAGCAACTGCAAACAAATTCGGAATTTTCTAGGCAGATTGCGGCGCTAGAACGCCAAATTGTTGAGATTTCTTATAACTTGGATGGACATAATGCGATCCGCAAGTCTGTTCGTCAAGCCCAATCTTGGCAACTCCGCTATCAGGAATTGTGTCAGGCTCAGCAGCAATATCCTTTACTTTGCCAACGTTTTCAGGAGTTAGTTCAGGTTTTGGAAGTGCGATCGCGCGATCGAGAAGCTCAGTCATCACAAATTGAGCAAATTGTCAACCAGCTTGGCACTATGCCAGATGCGACTGGGGAAATTCAAATCCTGGAAGGGCAGATATTTGCTCGACGCAGCCAACTGGATGAGCGGCTGGCGAGCTTGGGGCGTCTGCAACAACTCTCCACTCAGCTGGAAAACCTTCAGGTTCAGTATGATAAACAGCAGCAACAACTGATCGAATGCCGCCAGAAATATCGCATTTATGAAGAACTGAGTAAAGCTTTTGGCAAACACGGCATCCAGACGCTGATGATTGAGAATGTGTTGCCCCAGTTGGAAGCCGAAACTAATTCGATTTTGGCGCGGTTGAGCGGTAACCAGTTGCACGTTCAGTTTGTCACCCAAAAAGCTGGGCGCAGCGGTCGGACTTCTAAGAAAACGGGTAAATTGATTGACACTTTGGACATTTTGATCGCTGATGCTCGCGGTACTCGCCCTTATGAGACTTATTCTGGTGGGGAAGCGTTTCGGATTAATTTTGCGATTCGTCTCGCTTTGGCGCGTCTGTTGGCTCAGCGTGCGGGGACTGCGCTGCAAATGCTGATTGTGGATGAGGGGTTTGGCACTCAGGATCGGGAGGGATGCGATCGCTTGATTGCGGCGATAAATGCGATCGCCTCAGATTTTGCCTGCATCCTCACCGTCACCCATATGCCATCCTTCAAGGAAGCGTTCCAAGCGCGGATCGAAGTTGTCAAAACTCAAGATGGATCTCAGTTAAGTTTGTCGATCTAA